The genomic region GGTGCAGACCTGCCGAAATCACATACCGGCGTTTGTAGTGAAACCACTATTGAAACCCTCAAAACTTTGAACTGAAATCAGGGTCGGCATTATGCAAAAACCCCAGCTGGGTGTAAAATCGCCGATCACTTTTTGACGGCATCGATTTCATAGAGAAAATCATGCCGGTATAAACGCATCTTCAACACCCTTAATCTATAAGGGATTACGGAAGGAACTCATTACAATGGCGAGCGAATACATATTCACATCGGAATCGGTATCCGAGGGACATCCGGACAAGATGTCGGATCAGGTTTCGGATGCAATCCTTGATGCCATTCTGGCCGAGGACAAACATGCCCGTGTGGCCTGCGAGACCCTGTTCAAGACCGGCATGGTAATGATCGCCGGTGAAATCACCACTCATGCCAAGCCTGATTACGAAGCCGTAATGCGCCAAACCATCCGCGAGATCGGCTACACCAGCTCCGAGATGGGATTCGACGCCGATACTTGTGCCGTGATGACCGCCATCGGCATTCAGTCTCCCGACATCAACCAGGGTGTCGACCGCAGCAACCCCGAAGAGCAGGGCGCCGGCGACCAGGGCCTGATGTTCGGCTACGCCACCAACGAAACCGACGTATTGATGCCCGCCCCCATCACCTACGCCCACCGTCTGGTACAACGGCAGGCGGAAGTCAGAAAGCAGGGTGAACTCGCCTGGCTGCGCCCCGATGCCAAGAGCCAGGTCAGCTTCCATTATAAAGACGGCAAACCGATCAGCATCGATGCGGTGGTGCTCTCCACCCAGCACGCGGATACCCTGAGTGAACAGGCGTTGCGCGACGCGGTGATGGACACCATCATCAAACCAATACTTGACCCAACCGGACTGATCACCCCGGACACCAAAATTCACATCAACCCCACCGGCAAGTTTGTCATCGGCGGCCCCATGGGCGACGCCGGACTGACCGGTCGCAAGATCATCGTCGACACTTACGGCGGTTCCGCCCGTCACGGTGGCGGCGCCTTTTCCGGCAAGGATCCCTCAAAGGTGGATCGCTCTGCCGCCTATGCCGGTCGTTATGTCGCCAAAAACATTGTTGCCGCCGGACTGGCGGATCGTTGCGAAATCCAGGTTTCCTATGCCATCGGCGTAGCTGAACCCACCTCGATCATGATCGACACCTTCGGCACAGGAAAGATCACTGACGAACGCATCACCGAACTGGTGCGCACACATTTCGACCTGCGACCCTACGGCATCCTCAATATGCTCGACCTGCTGAATAGCGAGCAGATCAAATACCGCAAGACTGCAGCCTACGGTCATTTCGGCCGTGAAGACGAAGGCTTCACTTGGGAAAAGACCGATAAGG from Gammaproteobacteria bacterium (ex Lamellibrachia satsuma) harbors:
- a CDS encoding methionine adenosyltransferase; the protein is MASEYIFTSESVSEGHPDKMSDQVSDAILDAILAEDKHARVACETLFKTGMVMIAGEITTHAKPDYEAVMRQTIREIGYTSSEMGFDADTCAVMTAIGIQSPDINQGVDRSNPEEQGAGDQGLMFGYATNETDVLMPAPITYAHRLVQRQAEVRKQGELAWLRPDAKSQVSFHYKDGKPISIDAVVLSTQHADTLSEQALRDAVMDTIIKPILDPTGLITPDTKIHINPTGKFVIGGPMGDAGLTGRKIIVDTYGGSARHGGGAFSGKDPSKVDRSAAYAGRYVAKNIVAAGLADRCEIQVSYAIGVAEPTSIMIDTFGTGKITDERITELVRTHFDLRPYGILNMLDLLNSEQIKYRKTAAYGHFGREDEGFTWEKTDKADALKADAGL